Proteins encoded within one genomic window of Amycolatopsis nigrescens CSC17Ta-90:
- a CDS encoding Ku protein yields the protein MRTVWKGTIGFGSYAIPVKAYSAVEEQGVSLHLLHESDGGRIRHRRVCEACGDQVAEVPMTELAKGYQMPGGDVVVLTDEDFATLPLPTAHSIEVCAFAPLEQIDPIYFARTYFLEPEVVGTKPYVLLSEALQQAGLVAVVKVALRQRETLGTLRVRDQVIVLETMHWPDEIRTPDFPFLYEDVDMRLSELRTAVTMIERLAGDFEPQQYADGYRTALEALIQAKADGNEVVQPTAERQNAGVTDLLAALQASVRRQDEEPAHEEEPVHKAKVAERKAAQAKDTAKKAASEPRATAGPKAE from the coding sequence ATGCGTACGGTGTGGAAGGGCACGATCGGGTTCGGGAGCTACGCGATTCCGGTCAAGGCATACAGCGCGGTCGAAGAGCAGGGTGTCAGCCTGCACCTGCTGCACGAGTCCGACGGTGGCCGGATCCGGCACCGGCGGGTCTGCGAGGCATGCGGGGACCAGGTCGCCGAGGTGCCGATGACGGAGCTGGCCAAGGGCTACCAGATGCCGGGCGGCGACGTGGTCGTGCTGACCGACGAGGACTTCGCGACCCTTCCGCTGCCCACCGCGCACTCCATCGAGGTCTGCGCGTTCGCGCCGCTGGAGCAGATCGACCCGATCTACTTCGCGCGCACCTACTTTCTCGAGCCCGAGGTCGTCGGGACGAAGCCGTACGTGCTGCTCAGCGAGGCGCTTCAGCAGGCCGGTCTGGTCGCGGTGGTCAAGGTGGCGCTGCGCCAGCGCGAGACGCTGGGCACGCTGCGCGTCCGGGACCAGGTGATCGTGCTGGAGACCATGCACTGGCCGGACGAGATCCGGACCCCGGACTTCCCGTTCCTGTACGAGGACGTGGATATGCGGCTGTCCGAGCTGCGCACCGCGGTCACCATGATCGAGCGACTGGCCGGCGACTTCGAACCGCAGCAGTACGCGGACGGCTACCGCACGGCGCTGGAGGCGCTGATCCAGGCCAAGGCCGATGGCAACGAGGTCGTCCAGCCGACCGCCGAGCGGCAGAACGCCGGGGTGACCGACCTGCTCGCCGCCCTGCAGGCCAGTGTGCGGAGGCAGGACGAGGAGCCGGCGCACGAAGAGGAGCCGGTGCACAAGGCAAAGGTCGCGGAGCGCAAGGCCGCTCAGGCCAAGGACACCGCGAAGAAGGCGGCGTCGGAGCCGCGCGCCACCGCCGGCCCGAAAGCTGAGTAG
- a CDS encoding [protein-PII] uridylyltransferase yields MVPGGLNKAAERLLEGRHGRLGAAALRAALVDLYEFWLGQAATAAGVDTADPGVALVAVGGLGRRELVPFSDLDLVLVHDGNQQVGKIADALWYPLWDARVGLDHAVRTPAEAVRVAAEDLRTAVGLLDARHLSGDQGLTARLSAAAREQWRRIARKRLPELAEAARQRWHRSGELAQSSAPDLKHGRGGLRDLGLLDALAAAQLTDRPGEELRAARELLLDVRTELRRELRRDRDVLAAPDAELVAAELGFGDRFTLARKLSGAGRAVSYAVDLAFRSTVDPPRSRFGRRPSRTPLDDGVVLHGNEVALARDAVPARDPGLLLRVAAASARSGRPISHGTLRTLADSAPELRAPWPADARDALTGLLGAGEGLVDAVEALDRTGLWARLFPEWGAVRDLPPRSPVHSWTVDRHLVLACVEAAKLSTTVARPDLLLLGALLHDIGKGRDTDHSVLGAAISAQVAARVGLSEEDSALVSEMVRHHLLLAHTATRRDISEQETVLRVAKTVHNDPVLLELLEALTKADSLATGPGMWNDWKAGLIAKLSGRCREVMQGKGFVSPEPLDEQQRELVAAAVRSGHGEVLISSEGKVATVVLAVPAKAELLAPAAGVLALHSLEVHTAVLRGHDGGRAAIFTASPKFGSLPDIALLREQFGRAVSGGLALTQKLAAKERDYHSAGSVAAEPKVLWFDDETSGSSTVVLELRAADRIGLLYRVAGALQGCAAEVRWAKVATLGGAVVDSFAIAPRDGRLDPAWRRQVERAVLTAAS; encoded by the coding sequence CTCGGCAGGCGGGAGCTGGTGCCGTTCTCCGATCTGGACCTGGTGCTCGTGCACGACGGGAATCAGCAGGTCGGCAAGATCGCCGACGCGCTGTGGTATCCGCTCTGGGACGCCAGGGTGGGGCTCGACCACGCGGTGCGGACGCCGGCCGAGGCGGTGCGGGTGGCCGCCGAGGACCTGCGCACCGCGGTCGGCCTGCTGGACGCGCGGCACCTCTCCGGCGACCAGGGGCTGACCGCCAGGCTGTCGGCCGCGGCCAGGGAGCAGTGGCGGCGGATCGCCCGCAAGCGGCTCCCCGAGCTGGCCGAGGCGGCGAGGCAGCGCTGGCACCGCAGTGGCGAGCTGGCCCAGTCCTCGGCACCCGATCTCAAGCATGGCAGGGGCGGCCTGCGTGATCTCGGGCTGCTGGACGCGCTCGCCGCGGCCCAGCTGACCGACCGGCCGGGCGAGGAGCTGCGGGCGGCCAGGGAGCTGCTGCTCGACGTCCGCACCGAGCTGCGCCGTGAACTGCGCCGCGACCGGGACGTGCTCGCCGCGCCGGACGCGGAGCTTGTCGCCGCCGAGCTCGGCTTCGGCGACCGGTTTACCTTGGCCCGCAAGCTTTCCGGCGCCGGACGGGCGGTGAGCTACGCGGTGGACCTCGCCTTCCGGTCCACTGTGGACCCGCCGAGGAGCAGGTTCGGCCGGCGGCCGAGCCGCACCCCGCTGGACGACGGGGTGGTGCTGCACGGCAACGAGGTGGCGCTGGCAAGGGACGCGGTACCGGCCCGCGACCCGGGGCTGCTGCTGCGGGTGGCCGCGGCTTCGGCCCGTTCCGGCAGGCCGATCTCGCACGGCACCCTGCGCACGCTGGCCGACTCCGCGCCGGAGCTGCGCGCGCCGTGGCCCGCCGACGCCCGCGACGCGCTGACCGGACTGCTAGGCGCCGGTGAAGGGCTGGTGGACGCGGTGGAGGCGCTGGACCGGACCGGGCTGTGGGCGCGGCTGTTCCCGGAATGGGGCGCGGTGCGGGACCTGCCGCCGCGCTCTCCGGTGCACTCCTGGACGGTGGACCGGCATCTGGTGCTGGCCTGTGTGGAAGCGGCGAAACTGAGCACCACCGTGGCCAGGCCGGACCTGCTGCTGCTCGGCGCGCTGCTGCACGACATCGGCAAGGGTCGCGACACCGACCATTCGGTGCTGGGCGCGGCCATCTCGGCGCAGGTCGCGGCCAGGGTTGGTCTGTCCGAAGAGGACAGTGCACTGGTGTCGGAGATGGTGCGGCACCACCTGTTGCTGGCGCACACCGCGACCAGACGGGACATCAGTGAGCAGGAAACCGTGCTGCGGGTGGCCAAGACGGTGCACAACGATCCCGTGCTGCTCGAGCTGCTGGAGGCGCTGACCAAGGCGGACTCGCTGGCCACCGGGCCCGGCATGTGGAACGACTGGAAGGCCGGCCTGATCGCCAAGCTGAGCGGGCGTTGCCGGGAGGTCATGCAGGGCAAGGGTTTCGTCTCCCCGGAGCCGCTGGACGAGCAGCAGCGCGAACTGGTCGCGGCGGCCGTGCGGTCCGGGCACGGCGAGGTGCTGATCAGTTCCGAGGGCAAGGTGGCCACCGTCGTGCTGGCGGTACCGGCCAAGGCCGAGCTGCTGGCACCGGCCGCCGGGGTGCTCGCCCTGCACTCGCTGGAGGTGCACACCGCGGTACTGCGCGGGCACGACGGGGGCCGCGCGGCGATCTTCACCGCGTCCCCGAAGTTCGGTTCACTGCCGGACATCGCCCTGCTGCGCGAACAGTTCGGCCGGGCGGTGTCCGGCGGGCTGGCGCTGACGCAGAAACTGGCCGCGAAGGAACGCGACTACCACTCCGCCGGCAGCGTGGCGGCCGAACCGAAGGTGCTCTGGTTCGACGACGAGACCAGCGGTTCCAGCACGGTGGTGCTCGAACTGCGGGCCGCGGACCGGATCGGGCTGCTCTACCGGGTGGCCGGTGCCCTGCAGGGCTGTGCCGCGGAGGTGCGCTGGGCCAAGGTCGCCACCCTCGGCGGCGCGGTGGTCGACTCGTTCGCGATCGCCCCGCGCGACGGCAGGCTGGATCCGGCCTGGCGCCGGCAGGTCGAGCGGGCGGTGCTGACCGCGGCCTCGTAA